Sequence from the Micrococcales bacterium genome:
CCGGAAGAGGTCAAGGACCAACCGGCCAAGCCGGCGGGTCGCAGGGCTGCCGCCCGGCCGCTCGCGCCAGGACCCGCCACCATGAGAGTGGCCGCCGCGGACCGCCGTTCCCGGGCCGGTTCCGGTGCCGGACATGCCATGGACCCGCCGCCAATCATTCGCCCGGCCGCCAAACCGCAACGCGCCACAGGTGAGGTCAGAGCGGTTGGTGCCCTGCCGGCATCGGACGCGGGCACACCTGGCCAACCACCGGCCCCGGGCCTGGGCGGCCAAATTGACGCTTCGGCGCCACAACCCCGGCGATTCCGCACTCCAAAGACCGCCACCGGGCCGGACCAGGCCGCAGCTGCCAAATCAACTGCGGCCGGCGCCGCCGCGCCTGGCGAAGTACCAGCCAGCCCGGCCCCCCCACCAATCCCCTTGCTATCCGGCTCGTCGTTGGTACCGGGCGATGAGGCCGGCACAACTGGCAAGGCCGCCAAGAAGGGCAAAAAAGGGCCCAAGGCCATTCGCAAAATCAAGCTGTCGCTGAGCTATGTCTCGCCTTTGTCAGTGGCAAAAATGTCATTCTTGATCTCATTGGCGGCCGGGATCGCCTGGGTGGTCATGATCTGGGTGTTGTGGACAGCGTTAGACCAAAAACACGTCTTCGCCGAGATCGATTCGATGATCCAAGACCTGGCCGGCGAACCCAAGGCCAGGGAACTGAATCTGATGCAGTACGTTGGCCGGGGCCGGATCATGTCCGGAGCCATGATGGTTGGGGCCATCAATGTGGTTATTGGCACCATATTGGCCACGCTCGGCGCGGTCATTTACAACGTCTTGTCCGCCCTAGTTGGCGGCATCCACATGACCCTTCGCGAAGAGCAGCGCGGGTGAGCCGGCGGCCATTGGCACACCGGCGGTCCGGCGTTGCTTGGACGCCTGCCTTGGGGTAATGTCACGCAGGCGTCTTGAACATGGCGCCAAGGGCCTATAGCTCAGGCGGTTAGAGCGCTTCCCTGATAAGGAAGAGGTCGGAGGTTCAAGTCCTCCTAGGCCCACCCGACGCGAGTGAGGCCAACGACCGCCCGCCAGGTGGGTTGGTTGGGCCGAGCGAGCTAGGGTTGACGAGGGAGA
This genomic interval carries:
- a CDS encoding DUF3566 domain-containing protein, with translation MRVAAADRRSRAGSGAGHAMDPPPIIRPAAKPQRATGEVRAVGALPASDAGTPGQPPAPGLGGQIDASAPQPRRFRTPKTATGPDQAAAAKSTAAGAAAPGEVPASPAPPPIPLLSGSSLVPGDEAGTTGKAAKKGKKGPKAIRKIKLSLSYVSPLSVAKMSFLISLAAGIAWVVMIWVLWTALDQKHVFAEIDSMIQDLAGEPKARELNLMQYVGRGRIMSGAMMVGAINVVIGTILATLGAVIYNVLSALVGGIHMTLREEQRG